Proteins found in one Candidatus Caldatribacterium sp. genomic segment:
- a CDS encoding lysine exporter LysO family protein, with product MTLGIVVSLVLGMLFGVLGIFPFPERWVDAALYVLLFGIGMELGRDEEAFREARNLGFRVLFLPLGAMAGSLAGAGVFALCTSFTLGESLAVTSGFGWYSLSGVLLARLGNPSLGLFAFVTNVFREILTLVGVAWVYRVFGGWAAVALGGATSMDTTLGVLFRVSKRLAPLGMMSGVLHSLCVAPCVVFFARFL from the coding sequence ATGACTCTCGGTATCGTGGTGAGCCTTGTCCTTGGCATGCTCTTTGGGGTTCTCGGCATCTTCCCCTTTCCCGAGAGGTGGGTGGATGCGGCGCTTTATGTTCTTCTTTTTGGCATTGGCATGGAGCTGGGGAGGGATGAGGAGGCTTTCCGGGAAGCCCGGAATCTGGGCTTTCGGGTGCTCTTCCTTCCCCTGGGAGCAATGGCAGGGAGTCTTGCCGGAGCGGGCGTCTTTGCCCTCTGCACCTCTTTCACCCTGGGCGAGAGTCTTGCGGTTACCTCAGGGTTTGGCTGGTACTCCCTTTCGGGGGTGCTCCTTGCCCGCCTTGGGAATCCTTCTTTAGGGCTTTTTGCCTTCGTCACCAATGTTTTTCGGGAGATTCTCACCCTCGTGGGCGTTGCGTGGGTGTACCGGGTGTTTGGGGGATGGGCGGCGGTTGCCCTTGGTGGAGCAACGAGCATGGATACAACCCTTGGGGTTCTCTTTCGGGTGAGTAAGCGCCTTGCGCCTCTTGGGATGATGAGCGGGGTGCTTCACTCGCTCTGCGTTGCCCCGTGCGTGGTGTTCTTTGCAAGGTTTCTTTAG
- a CDS encoding diguanylate cyclase — MPTNILLSIPLKYWQDFQDSLVKISNMNIYVFDASGKPFSAFSQDVATCQSVNKGRVIQDAECMRFYQEAFTTVQQGREGKIFTCPYGCKLHICSLGSHAQKIGYLAVHLPTPEAISDTGSQRYYLIQRICQIVNETLKAVIEKTVLGLQRLELSSIYEISNLLISTVELSKVAEFITNSLVILYNVDMVALGLYENGRIKVIQATGEYRDSLVGQEWSLETPPLSEAFLRGEPLSIEARDLKLPNGVNPLGKISTNRVIIYPLYSFLGVVGLLLIIYSPQETTIDPGSRNFQIYANFAAIALANARLVSQLEREAQTDFLTGLYNKRMLLSILSHELEKSRRYDTPLSLLFIDIDDFKAYNDAYGHVTGDIALKKLAEILKTSTRQADFVGRYGGEEFVVILPGATKKGAIAVAEKIRKAVEQAAFPFRKMTVSIGVATATVNDFADSLINRADRCLYQAKREGKNRTCADFPE; from the coding sequence ATGCCCACAAACATTTTGCTCAGCATACCGCTAAAGTACTGGCAGGATTTCCAAGATTCTCTTGTAAAAATCAGCAACATGAATATCTACGTATTTGACGCCAGCGGCAAACCTTTCTCTGCGTTCAGCCAGGATGTGGCAACGTGCCAAAGCGTTAACAAGGGTCGAGTAATCCAGGACGCAGAGTGCATGCGATTCTATCAGGAGGCGTTTACCACCGTACAGCAAGGCAGAGAGGGGAAGATATTCACATGTCCCTACGGCTGCAAACTCCACATCTGTTCCCTTGGATCCCACGCTCAGAAAATTGGTTACCTCGCGGTTCACCTTCCCACACCGGAAGCCATCAGCGACACCGGGAGCCAGAGGTACTACCTTATCCAAAGGATTTGCCAGATTGTCAACGAGACCCTGAAGGCGGTTATTGAGAAAACGGTTCTGGGACTGCAGAGACTCGAGCTCAGCAGCATCTATGAAATCAGTAACCTCCTAATCTCTACGGTTGAGCTTTCTAAAGTCGCGGAATTCATAACCAATTCACTCGTTATTCTCTACAACGTTGACATGGTAGCTCTGGGCCTCTATGAGAACGGCAGGATCAAAGTAATCCAGGCCACAGGTGAGTACAGGGACTCCCTTGTGGGACAAGAATGGTCCTTGGAAACCCCTCCACTGAGTGAGGCCTTCCTTAGAGGTGAACCACTGTCCATTGAAGCGAGAGACTTGAAACTTCCAAACGGAGTCAATCCATTGGGGAAAATCTCAACCAACAGGGTCATCATATATCCTCTCTATTCCTTCCTGGGCGTTGTTGGCCTTTTGCTCATCATATACTCTCCCCAGGAAACGACAATCGACCCCGGCAGCAGAAATTTCCAAATATATGCGAACTTCGCAGCTATAGCTCTGGCCAATGCGAGACTTGTGAGCCAACTGGAAAGAGAAGCCCAAACAGATTTCTTAACCGGGCTCTACAACAAGCGAATGCTGCTGAGCATCTTGAGCCATGAACTCGAAAAGAGCCGAAGATATGACACACCGCTTTCTCTTCTCTTCATAGACATTGACGACTTCAAGGCTTATAACGACGCCTATGGCCATGTTACTGGAGACATTGCCCTAAAGAAGCTGGCAGAAATCCTCAAAACATCAACGCGACAAGCTGACTTTGTGGGGCGTTACGGGGGAGAAGAATTCGTGGTTATTCTTCCCGGCGCAACCAAAAAAGGTGCCATTGCAGTTGCCGAAAAAATAAGAAAAGCTGTAGAACAAGCTGCATTTCCATTCCGAAAGATGACTGTAAGCATTGGGGTTGCCACCGCAACGGTAAACGACTTTGCCGATTCTCTCATAAACAGAGCCGATCGGTGTCTCTATCAGGCAAAGAGAGAGGGCAAAAACCGCACCTGCGCGGATTTCCCAGAGTAG
- a CDS encoding AAA family ATPase, with translation MERLRTGIENLDRILHGGIPLYSLNIVSGSPGSGKTILVQNIVFNNVKNGLRCLYMTTISESQLKLVRHLQEFRFFSDDFIGERFIYDDLGTFIRKEGSVRALEYIMEVVRKHRPNILVIDSFKVIRDMFNDEKAFKTFVFDLAASLSVWEVTVFLVGEYREEETNTLSEFAIADGIFHLYGQEEKRFQKRYLRILKLRGTDFERGEHLFEITPAGIVVYPRTKPETEKLTYAALQDKKPFGIPELDEMLDGGLRKGTVTLLSGGTGTGKTTFALKFLLEGAVSGERGLFISFEESPNQLMHNASQLGWDLSRYVQKGTITLQFVSPIELDVDKHILALMETIEKSDIERLVLDSISSFESSVIDLQKYKDYLWALTQTLKAQGVTSIFTVLTEDLFSPLVVTKTQTSLLADNIIILRYVEKNSAIRKALSILKARGTCHSRDLREYEITPGGIEILGKLDAVDMLR, from the coding sequence ATGGAGAGGCTCCGGACTGGCATTGAAAATCTTGATAGAATCCTCCACGGCGGGATACCTCTGTACTCACTGAACATCGTCTCGGGTAGCCCGGGGAGCGGGAAGACCATTCTGGTTCAAAACATCGTCTTCAACAACGTCAAGAATGGCCTGCGGTGCCTGTACATGACCACTATATCGGAATCTCAACTGAAGCTGGTACGACACCTCCAGGAATTCCGGTTCTTCTCGGATGATTTCATTGGCGAAAGGTTCATCTATGACGATTTGGGAACATTCATACGCAAGGAGGGGTCCGTAAGAGCTCTCGAGTACATTATGGAAGTGGTGAGAAAGCATCGGCCCAACATCCTGGTTATTGACAGCTTTAAAGTCATACGGGATATGTTCAACGACGAGAAAGCCTTTAAGACCTTTGTTTTCGACCTTGCAGCATCGCTCTCGGTATGGGAGGTTACCGTTTTCCTCGTAGGTGAGTACAGAGAAGAGGAAACCAACACACTCAGCGAGTTCGCTATTGCCGACGGCATCTTTCACCTCTATGGGCAGGAGGAAAAGCGATTCCAGAAGAGATACCTGCGCATACTCAAGCTGCGGGGCACAGACTTCGAGCGGGGAGAACACCTCTTCGAAATTACACCGGCAGGGATAGTAGTCTACCCGAGGACGAAACCAGAAACAGAGAAGCTCACCTATGCAGCATTGCAAGACAAAAAGCCCTTTGGCATACCGGAACTCGACGAGATGCTGGACGGCGGCTTACGGAAAGGCACGGTGACACTCCTTTCCGGGGGTACGGGAACGGGCAAGACCACTTTTGCTCTCAAATTCCTCCTCGAAGGGGCTGTCAGCGGTGAAAGGGGACTCTTCATCTCTTTCGAGGAGTCTCCCAATCAGCTTATGCACAACGCTTCGCAGCTTGGCTGGGATCTGAGCAGATACGTACAGAAGGGCACAATTACTCTGCAGTTCGTCTCCCCTATAGAGCTGGATGTAGATAAGCATATCCTCGCACTTATGGAAACCATAGAAAAGAGCGACATAGAGCGGTTGGTACTCGACAGCATCTCGTCCTTCGAAAGCAGTGTCATCGACTTACAGAAGTACAAGGATTACCTCTGGGCATTGACACAGACATTGAAAGCACAGGGTGTCACAAGTATATTCACGGTTCTCACAGAGGACCTCTTCTCCCCATTGGTAGTGACAAAAACTCAGACATCCCTCCTTGCGGACAACATCATAATCCTGAGGTATGTAGAGAAAAACTCAGCCATAAGGAAAGCACTCAGTATTCTCAAGGCCCGTGGAACTTGCCACAGCAGAGACCTTCGAGAGTACGAAATCACTCCTGGTGGGATAGAAATTCTGGGAAAACTTGATGCAGTAGACATGTTGCGGTGA
- the rdgB gene encoding RdgB/HAM1 family non-canonical purine NTP pyrophosphatase, with amino-acid sequence MKETVYIVTRNKGKLVEIRGILTPFGIEAKSIYEIADLGEIAETGKTYLENALLKARTGFERTGLLSVGEDSGLEVDALGGLPGLYSARFGGPGLSQKERILLLLERLRGVPRERRTARFICVAAVVGPWGERVFEGVCEGYIAEEPRGDKGFGYDPVFVYPPFEKTFAQLGAELKNRVSHRAQAFRKLAQFLREGS; translated from the coding sequence ATGAAAGAAACCGTGTACATTGTGACAAGAAATAAAGGAAAACTCGTCGAAATACGGGGCATCCTCACCCCCTTCGGTATTGAAGCAAAGAGCATCTACGAAATTGCCGACCTCGGAGAGATTGCAGAAACCGGGAAGACCTACCTTGAGAATGCCCTCCTGAAGGCGCGGACCGGATTCGAAAGGACAGGGCTTCTTTCCGTCGGAGAAGATTCAGGGCTTGAGGTTGATGCCTTAGGGGGACTGCCAGGGCTGTACTCGGCTCGCTTTGGGGGACCAGGGCTTTCGCAAAAGGAGCGCATCCTCCTTCTTCTTGAGCGCCTTCGGGGCGTTCCCCGGGAAAGGCGAACCGCCCGGTTCATCTGCGTTGCGGCCGTTGTTGGACCCTGGGGGGAAAGGGTCTTTGAGGGGGTCTGCGAAGGATACATCGCCGAAGAACCCCGGGGCGATAAGGGGTTCGGGTACGACCCGGTATTCGTGTACCCACCCTTTGAGAAAACCTTTGCCCAGCTCGGCGCAGAATTGAAAAACCGCGTAAGCCACCGGGCCCAGGCCTTCAGGAAACTCGCCCAGTTCCTCCGCGAGGGCTCTTAA
- the rph gene encoding ribonuclease PH, which yields MRSDGRKPDELRPISIVRNYLKYAEGSVFIEAGNNRIVCAISMEDRVPQFLRNTGQGWITAEYAMLPRATTTRNIRDAVKGQIGGRTHEIQRLIGRALRSVVNLEKLGERTILVDCDVIQADGGTRTLAITGSFIALVDALWRFLDEGTLPERGIVRDYLAAVSVGIVNGEMLLDLNFEEDSIAQVDMNIVMTGSGKLVEVQGTAEKEPFSRDTLNALLDLAQKGIQEILVLERKILERGLP from the coding sequence ATGCGGAGCGATGGGCGAAAACCAGATGAACTCCGACCGATAAGCATCGTTCGGAATTACTTAAAGTACGCCGAGGGGTCCGTGTTCATCGAGGCGGGGAACAACCGCATCGTCTGCGCAATCTCGATGGAGGACCGGGTACCTCAGTTCCTCCGCAACACCGGCCAGGGCTGGATCACCGCCGAGTACGCCATGCTCCCCCGGGCCACAACGACCCGCAACATTCGCGACGCCGTGAAGGGGCAAATCGGAGGAAGAACCCACGAGATCCAGCGCCTCATCGGCCGGGCCCTGCGCTCAGTCGTTAACCTCGAGAAGCTCGGTGAAAGGACGATCCTTGTGGACTGCGACGTCATCCAGGCCGACGGAGGCACACGTACTCTGGCCATCACCGGCTCTTTCATCGCCCTCGTTGACGCGCTCTGGCGTTTCCTCGATGAGGGCACGCTCCCTGAGCGGGGCATCGTCCGGGACTACCTCGCTGCGGTGAGTGTCGGCATCGTCAATGGAGAAATGCTCCTTGACCTGAACTTCGAGGAAGATTCGATTGCCCAGGTCGATATGAACATCGTCATGACGGGGAGCGGGAAACTCGTGGAGGTCCAGGGGACAGCAGAAAAAGAACCCTTCTCCCGGGACACTTTGAATGCTCTTCTTGACCTTGCCCAGAAAGGCATCCAGGAAATCCTTGTTCTGGAGCGGAAGATTCTCGAGCGCGGCCTCCCATGA
- a CDS encoding GerMN domain-containing protein, with amino-acid sequence MEEFRHRRKKKRKKRSFSWQALLYILLGVLLFFGVVYGGELLLRILRPSPSPTPRPTGVVIPQEGTMDVVLYFANADFTALVEEKRRVVKDERWMERVVEELLKGPEDKNLFSAIPNGTRLNAVFVEGNTAYVDLSPEMARNQSGGTSQEFLSVYAIVDTLTAFPGIEQVKILIDGKETQTLCGHIDISEPLRRDERIIAKVQ; translated from the coding sequence ATGGAGGAATTCCGACACCGGAGGAAGAAGAAGCGGAAAAAGCGTTCCTTCTCCTGGCAGGCGCTTCTTTACATTCTCCTTGGAGTGCTCCTCTTTTTCGGGGTGGTGTACGGCGGGGAGCTTCTTCTTCGGATTCTCCGTCCCTCTCCATCGCCCACACCCCGTCCAACAGGAGTTGTAATACCTCAGGAGGGAACCATGGATGTCGTTTTGTACTTTGCAAACGCCGATTTCACCGCCTTAGTGGAAGAAAAGCGGCGCGTTGTGAAAGACGAGCGCTGGATGGAGCGGGTCGTTGAAGAACTCCTCAAAGGACCGGAGGACAAAAACCTCTTCAGCGCCATCCCCAACGGAACAAGGCTCAATGCGGTCTTCGTGGAGGGGAACACAGCCTATGTCGACCTGAGCCCTGAGATGGCCAGGAACCAGTCCGGAGGGACATCCCAGGAGTTCTTGAGCGTCTACGCCATTGTGGACACCCTCACCGCCTTCCCGGGTATTGAGCAGGTGAAAATCCTCATCGACGGGAAAGAAACGCAGACCCTCTGCGGCCACATCGACATCTCTGAGCCTTTGCGAAGGGATGAACGAATCATTGCCAAAGTTCAGTAG